AAAGATTCTAAATTTAATTAAAAACTCTATTTGAGGTTTTAATTTTTACTCCATTTAACCATATATAAAATAATTGTACCTAATACTGCAACCAAAATTACTGAAGCACCTGTTGAAAGGTCATACCAGTATGCCAAGAATAGTCCAGCAATGATATAGATAATAGAGAGTATGATAGAAATAATCATCATACTACTAAGTGATTTAACATACATTTCACTGGAAAAACTTGGCATAGTAAGCAAAGCAATCACCATAATAAGTCCTACAAGACGCATAGCAAAAACAACTGTAAAAGCTACCAAAATAAGTAAAAGAAGATGTAAAACCCAAGTTTTCACACCTTGAACTTTTGCAAAAACCGGATCAAAACTAAGAGCCATAAAATCGTAGTAAAAGTACCATACTAAACCTATTACTACAATATCAAAAAGCCCCATCCACAAAAGATCTTCACTTCCAACTGCTAAAATAGATCCAAATAGAAAGCTCATCAAGTCAACATTGTATCCTGGGGTCAAATCGCTTAAAATAACTCCAATTGCCATACCAACTGCCCAAACTATACCAATAGCTGTATCTGATCGGTTTGAAAATCTAAATGAGATAAAAGAGATAATAACTGCTGCAATAAGAGCCGCAACTGTGGCACCAAGCAATATAGAGAATCCGAAAAATATAGCTGCACCAACACCACCATATGTAGAGTGTGCAATACCGCCACTCATAAATGTCATCTTATTTGCCATAGTCAAAGGACCGATAAGCCCAATCGATATGGCTATCAAAACTCCTGCAATCAGTGCATGCTGAAAAAAAGGCATTTGAAGAGCTTCAAGCATGCTTACACTCCTTGGTACACTCAATTTTACGACCTAAATCAGCCCAAAACTCTGCTCCGCAGTAGTGTCCTTCATGATCTTGTAATTGATGTTTTATCTGATATCTTGTATGAGAATCTATATTATGCATTACGGCAGTTTTATGAACATAAACTGCATGTTTGGCATACCCCATAACCATACTCATATCGTGACTTACAACTATGATAGTCTTTTCTCTGTTTAACTCTTCAAGAAGTTCAAATATTTCACGCTGACCTATAAAATCTATACTGGCTGTAGGCTCATCAAGCATTAATATATCAGGTTCACTACAAAGTGCTCTGGCAATGAGAACCCTCTGACGCTGACCACCGGATAGTTCTGCAATTCTTCGAGTTGCAAAGTTTTCCATCTTTACTCTCTCAAGAGAGTCCATAGCCTTTTTTATTAATCTATCATCATACCTTCTTAGTCTATTCCGTTTATGAAGAAGTCCCATTAAAACAACATCTAAAACTGTAATAGGAAAATCTAAATTATGTGCTGTCTCTTGCGGAACATACCCTATGATAGTTCCATTTTCATGTGGAGGCTT
This genomic stretch from Hydrogenimonas thermophila harbors:
- a CDS encoding metal ABC transporter permease yields the protein MLEALQMPFFQHALIAGVLIAISIGLIGPLTMANKMTFMSGGIAHSTYGGVGAAIFFGFSILLGATVAALIAAVIISFISFRFSNRSDTAIGIVWAVGMAIGVILSDLTPGYNVDLMSFLFGSILAVGSEDLLWMGLFDIVVIGLVWYFYYDFMALSFDPVFAKVQGVKTWVLHLLLLILVAFTVVFAMRLVGLIMVIALLTMPSFSSEMYVKSLSSMMIISIILSIIYIIAGLFLAYWYDLSTGASVILVAVLGTIILYMVKWSKN
- a CDS encoding metal ABC transporter ATP-binding protein, which codes for MSSAVVKVSNLSFSYDGQLVLEDVSLEVEKRDFLAIIGPNGGGKSTLLKLMMGILIPSEGEIYLFGKPPHENGTIIGYVPQETAHNLDFPITVLDVVLMGLLHKRNRLRRYDDRLIKKAMDSLERVKMENFATRRIAELSGGQRQRVLIARALCSEPDILMLDEPTASIDFIGQREIFELLEELNREKTIIVVSHDMSMVMGYAKHAVYVHKTAVMHNIDSHTRYQIKHQLQDHEGHYCGAEFWADLGRKIECTKECKHA